The genome window CCCCGTGCCCCGAGTGCGCGGGCGACGGCCGGGTCCGGGCCCGCCGCACCCTGACCGTCAAGATCCCGGCGGGCGTGGACAACGGCACCCGGATCCAGCTGGCCGGCGAGGGCGAGGTCGGCCCCGGCGGCGGCCCGGCCGGCGACCTCTACGTGGAGATCGCCGAGACCAGCCACCCGACCTTCCAGCGCCGCGGCGACGACCTGCACTGCACGGTCACCATCCCGATGACGGCCGCCGCGCTCGGCACCCAGGTGCCGCTGCAGACCCTGGACGGCCCGGAGGAGCTGGACATCCGGCCCGGCACCCAGTCCGGCCAGTCCATCCCGCTGCACGGCCGCGGGGTCACCCACCTGCGCGGGGGCGGCCGGGGCGACCTGATAGTGCACGTCGAGGTGCAGACGCCCACCAAGCTCGACGCCGAGCAGGAGGACCTGCTGCGCCGGCTCGCGGTGCTGCGCGGCGAGGAGCGGCCGTCCGGCCAGTTCGCGCCGGGCCAGCAGGGGCTGTTCTCCCGCCTGAAGGACGCCTTCAACGGCCGCTGAGCGCCCGTGCCGGGGGCCGGAGGTGGGCTGACCGCCCGCACCGGCCCCCGTGCCGTTCCCCCCACCTCCCCACCGGAAAGCCGAGCCATGACCGCACCCGTCTTCGTCGTCGCCACCGACCGGCTGACCGCCGCCGCGCCGGGCGCCCTGGTCCGGCTGGACGGGGCCGAGGGCCGGCACGCCGTGGCCGTGAAGCGGCTGGAGCCGGGCGAGCCGCTCACCCTGACGGACGGCCAGGGCCTGGGCGCGCACGGCACGGTGGCGGCGCTGCACGGCAAGGACGCGCTGGACGTCGAGGTGGCCGAGCTGCGCGCCGAGCCGGCGCCGAGCCCGCGGATCACCGTGGTGCAGGCGCTGCCCAAGGGCGACCGGGGCGAGCTGGCGGTGGAGACCATGACCGAGGTCGGGGTGGACCGGGTGGTGCCCTGGTCGGCCGCCCGCTGCATCACCCAGTGGAAGGGCGAGCGCGGCGCCAAGGCGCTGGCCAAGTGGCGGGCCACCGCGCGGGAGGCCGGCAAGCAGTCCCGCCGGCTGCGCTTCCCCGAGGTGACCGAGCCGATGACCACCCGTCAGCTGGCGCCGCTGCTGGCCGGGGCGCAGTTCGCTGCGGTGCTGCACGAGGAGGGTGCCGAGCCGCTGGCCGCCGCCGCGCTGCCGGCCGGCGGCGAGCTGGTGCTGGTGGTCGGTCCGGAGGGCGGGGTCAGCCCCGAGGAGCTGGCCGCCTTCGCCGAGGCCGGGGCCCGCCCGTTCCGGCTCGGTCCCTCGGTGCTGCGCACCTCGACCGCCGGGGTGGCGGCCGGCGCGCTGCTGCTCGGGCGCACCGGGCGCTGGTCCTGACGGGCGCTGGTCCTGACGGGCCGGCCGGGCGGCCCTGACGGTCCGTTCGGCCTCCGGTTCGACGCTGCGTCAAGCGCGCGACCGGGCAATCCTTCCCCGGGGCCGAGAAGCTCCCGGTAACCGGTGGTCCCGGCCCGGCCGCGGTGCATAACCTGACGAGGTGACGGACACCGAGAGCACCCCCACCGGCGGCGCCTACCTGCGCCATCCCCATCTCCACGGCGATCTGCTGACCTTCGTCGCGGAGGACGACGTCTGGCTCGCGCCGCTGTCCGGCGGCCGCGCCTGGCGGCTGACCGCCGACCGCTCACCGGTCTCCCACCCGATGTTCTCGCCCGACGGCCGGACCATCGCCTGGACCTCCACCCGGGACGGCTCGGCGGAGATCCACACCGCCCCGGTGGACGGCGGCGAGGCCCGCCGGCTGACCCACTGGGGCAGCACCACCCGCACCCTGCTGCGCGGCTGGACCCCGCAGGGCGAGCCGATCGCGATCACCACCGCCGGCCAGCCGACCAGCCGTCAGGCCTGGGCGTTCGCGGTGCCGCTGGACGGCGGCAGCCCGCGCCGGCTGCCCTACGGGCCGATCGGCGCGCTGGCCCAGCAGCCGGACGGCGACCAGGTGCTGCTGCTCTCCGCCTACAGCCTGGAGCCGGCCCGCTGGAAGCGGTACCGCGGCGGCACCGCCGGCAAGCTGTGGATCGGCCGCACCGGGGGAACCTTCGAGCGCGTCCACGAGGAGCTGGACGGCAACATCGACTCGCCGCTCTGGGTCGGCGGCCGGATCGCCTTCCTGAGCGACCACGAGGGCTGCGGCCACCTCTACTCCAGCCTCCCGGACGGCACCGACCTGCGCCGGCACACCCCGGACAGTGGGGGCACCTCCCGGCCGAAGGCCGGGGGAGACTTCTACGCGCGCGGCGCGAGCACCGACGGCACCCGGGTGGTCTGGCACAGCGCCGGCGACCTGTGGCTGCTGGACTCGCTGGACGGCGACGCCCGCCCGCGCCGGCTCGACGTCACCCCGGCCGGCCCGCGCACCGGCCGCCGCACCTTCCCGCTGTCCGCCGCCGGCCGGGTGGAGACCGCGTCGCCGGACGCCACCGCCCGGGCCGCCGCCGTGGTGGTCCGCGGCACCGTGCACTGGCTGACCCACCGGGAGGGGCCGGCCCGGGTGCTGGAGGACACGCCCGGGGTGCGGGCCCGGCTGGCCCGGGTGGTCCCGCCGACCACCGAGGACGGCCCGCAGGGCGCCCTCTGGGTGACCGACGCCGAGGGCGAGGACGCCCTGGAGCACGCCCCCGAGGTGCACGGCGCCGAGCGCCGCCGGCTGGCCGCCGGCCGGCTCGGCCGGGTGCTGGCGCTGACCGTCTCGCCGGACGGCCGGCTGGCGGCCGTCGCCGCGCACGACGGCCGGGTGCTGCTGGTGACGCTGGCCGACGGTTCGGTCCGCGAGCTGGCGCACAGCCGGGACGGCGAGGTCAGCGGCCTGGCGTTCGCCCCCGGATCGGATTGGCTGGCCTGGTCGCAGCCGACCCTGGGCCCCTGGTCGCTGCGGCAGATCATGCTGGCCGAGCCCGCCAGCGGCACCGTCGTCGAGGCCACCCAGCAGCGCTTCCACGACACCTCGCCGGTCTTCACCGCGGACGGCCGCCACCTGGCCTTCCTCTCGGTGCGCAACTTCGATCCGGTCTACGACGCGCACTCCTTCGACCTGGGCTTCCCGACCGGTGGCCGCCCCTACCTGCTCACCCTGGCGGCCGACACCCCGTCACCGTTCGGCCCGCAGCGGCTCGGCCGCCCGGCCGACGGCGAGGAGGACAAGCCGGCCGCCGAGAAGCCGGAGCAGGCCGAGGGCGAGGAGGCCGAGGAGCAGCCGGTCCGCACCCGGGTCGACGTGCCGGGGCTGGCCGACCGGATCGTGCCGTTCCCGGTGGAGGGCGGCCGGTTCGGCGTGCTCCGGGCGGCCAAGGACGGCGTGCTGTGGACCAGGTACCCGGTGGTCGGCGAGCTCGGCGACGACGCGGTGAGCCCGGACGACGAGCGCCCCGGCGCCGTGCTGGAGCGCTACGACCTGCGCAAGCTGAAGGCCGAGCAGCTGGCCGACAGCCTGGACGGCTTCCAGGTGAGCGGCGACGGCAGCCGGCTCGCGGTGCTGGACGGCGGCGAGCTGCGGATCGTGCCCGCCGACCGCAAGCCCGGCGAGGACGACGAGAGCCGGGTGGACCTGGCCCGGCTGCGGATCACCGTGGACCCGGCAGCCGAGTGGCTGCAGATGTTCGACGAGAACGGCCGGCTGATGCGGGACAACTACTGGCGGGCCGACATGGGCGGCTTCGACTGGGCCGGCGCGCTGGCCCGGTACCGTCCGCTGGTCGCCCGGCTGGGGTCGCACGACGACCTGGTGGACCTGCTCTGGGAGGTGGTCGGCGAGCTCGGCACCTCGCACTCCTACGTCTCCCCGCCCGGCCGCGCCCACCGGGCCTCCCGCCCGCAGGGCCTGCTCGGCGCCGACCTGGAGCGCGACGGCGAGGTCTGGCGGATCACCCGGGTGCTGCCCGGCGAGTCCTCCGACCCCCGGGCCCGCTCCCCGCTGGCCCAGCCCGGGGTGGCGGTCCGGCCGGGCGACGCGCTGCTCGCCGTGGACGGCCGCCCGGTCGACCCGGTGACCGGGCCGGCCCCGCTGCTGGCCGGCACCGCCGGGCAGCCGGTGGAGCTGACGGTCCGTCACGCCGACGGCACCGTGCGGTACCCGGTGGCCGTGCCGCTGGCCGACGACGAGGCGCTGCGCTACCACGACTGGGTGGCCGGCCGGCGGGCCGAGGTGCGCGAGCTCTCCGGCGGCCGGCTCGGCTACCTGCACGTGCCGGACATGCTGAGCGCCGGCTGGGCCCAGCTCCACCGCGACCTGCGGGTGGAGGTGGCCAAGGAGGGCCTGCTGGTCGACCTGCGCGGCAACCGCGGCGGCCACACCTCCCAGCTGATCATCGAGAAGCTCAGCCGGCGGATCGTCGGCTGGGGCCGGGCCCGCGACCTGGACTCCCCGGACAGCTACCCGGGCGAGGCCCCGCGCGGCCCGGTGGTGGCGCTGGCCGACGAGCACGCCGGCTCGGACGGCGACATCGTCAACGCCGCGATCCAGGCGCTCGGCATCGGCCCGGTGGTCGGCACCCGCACCTGGGGCGGGGTGATCGGCATCGACGGCCGGTACAGCCTGGTCGACGGCACCGGCGTGACCCAGCCCAAGTACGGGATCTGGCTGGAGGGCTACGGCTGGGACCTGGAGAACCGCGGGGTCACCCCCGACGTCGAGGTGCCGGTGGCCCCGCACCAGTGGGCGGCGGGCGAGGACCCGCAGCTCGCCGAGGCGGTCCGGATCGCCCTGGCCCGGCTGGCCGCCGAGCCGGCGAAGACCCCGCCTCCGGCGGCCTGACGCACCGTCGCGTCCGGTAGGTTGGCGGTTCGTCAGAACCCGATCCGCCGACCCACCGGAGCCCGTGCCATGGCCGAGCAGCTCGACCCCGACTGCGTCTTCTGCAAGATCGTCGCCGGTGCCATCCCGGCCACCGTGGTCCGCGAGACCGAGCGCACCCTCGCCTTCCGCGACATCAGCCCGCAGGCGCCCACCCACGTGCTGGTGATCCCGAAGGCGCACTTCCCGAACGCCGCCACGCTGGCCGCCGCCGAGCCGGAGCTCGCCGCCGCGCTGCTCACCGAGGCCGCCGGGGTGGCCGCCGACGAGAAGATCGCCGACCACGGCTACCGGCTGATCTTCAACACCGGCGCGGGCGCCGGCCAGACCGTCTTCCACGCCCACGTGCACGTGCTCGGCGGCGCGAGCTTCCACGAGGGCATGGTCTGAGCAGGTGACCAACCGCGAACTCGTCGTCCTCGGCACGGCCAGCCAGGTGCCGACCCGGCACCGCAACCACAACGGCTACCTGCTGCGCTGGGACGGTGAGGGGCTGCTCTTCGACCCGGGGGAGGGCACCCAGCGGCAGATGCTGCTGGCCGGGGTCTCGGCCACCGACCTCACCCGGATCTGCGTCACCCACTTCCACGGGGACCACAGCCTGGGGCTGGCCGGGGTGATCCAGCGGATCAACCTGGACCGGGTGCCGCACCCGGTCCAGTGCTTCTACCCGCTCAGCGGCCAGGAGTACTTCGACCGGCTGCGGCACTCCACCGCCTTCCACGAGACCGCCGAGCTGCGGCCGCAGCCGATCCGGGCGACCGGCCCGATCCCGGTGCCCGGCGCCCCGTTCGTGATGGACGCGGTCGCGCTCTCGCACCCGGTGGACTCCTTCGGGTACCGGCTGGTGGAGCCGGGCGGGCGGCGGATGCTGCCGGAGAAGCTGGCCGAGTTCGGGCTGAGCGGGCGGATCGTCGGGCAGTTGCAGCGGCAGGCCGGCGTCGAGTTGGACGGCCGCACCATCACCCTGGACGAGGTCAGCGAGATCTACCGGGGCCAGCGGTTCGCCTTCGTGATGGACACCCGGATGTGCGAGGGCGTCGAGCGGCTGGCCGAGGGCGCCGACCTGCTGGTGATCGAGGCGACCTTCCTGTCGACCGAGGCCCACCTGGCCGAGGAGCACGGCCACCTCACCGCGGCGCAGGCCGCCCGGGTGGCCGCGGCGGCCGGGGTGCGCACCCTCGTGCTGACCCACTTCTCCCAGCGCTACCCCGACACCTCCGGCCACCTGGCCGAGGCCCGGGCGCACTTCGACGGCGAGATCGTGGTGGCCGAGGACCTGATGCGGGTGCCGGTGCCGCCGCGCGTCCGGTGACCGCGGACGGAAAAAGCGCTGGCATCGCTCCCGGACCTGGCGCACCATCGATCGGGCCGTGCCACAGCGAACACCTGCGCGGCGTACCCTGGTGACCCCGGAAGACCCGAAGGGCACCCCGAGACCACGGATGGGATGAGGCAGGCCCCAGCGCCGACCCATGAGCGAACCGATGAGTGACACCGCACAGACCAGCGCCCAGGGCGGCGACGGATCGACTGCCCGGATCGTGATCCCCGAGAAGCACCCGATGGTCACCCTGCTCGGTGCCACCGACTCCCTCCTGCGGGTGATCGAGCGCTCCTTCCCCGACACCGACATCCACGTGCGCGGCAACGAGGTCACCGCCACCGGCGACCGGGCCGACATCGCCCTGGTGAAGCAGCTCTTCGACGAGATGATGCTGGTGCTGCGCACCGGCCAGCCGCTGACCGAGGACTCCGTGGAGCGGTCCATCGCGATGCTCAGGAGCGGCGCCCAGGACAGCCCGTCCGCCGTCTTCACCCAGAGCATCCTGTCCAACCGGGGCCGGACGATCCGTCCGAAGACCCTGAACCAGAAGACCTACGTCGACGCGATCGACCGGCACACCATCACCTTCGGGATCGGCCCGGCCGGCACCGGCAAGACCTACCTGGCGATGGCCAAGGCGGTCCAGGCGCTGCAGGCCAAGGAGGTCAACCGGATCATCCTGACCCGCCCGGCGGTGGAGGCCGGCGAGCGGCTCGGGTTCCTGCCCGGCACCCTCTACGAGAAGATCGACCCCTACCTGCGGCCGCTCTACGACGCGCTGCACGACATGATGGACCCGGACTCGATCCCCCGGCTGATGGCGGCCGGCACCATCGAGGTC of Kitasatospora viridis contains these proteins:
- a CDS encoding 16S rRNA (uracil(1498)-N(3))-methyltransferase, coding for MTAPVFVVATDRLTAAAPGALVRLDGAEGRHAVAVKRLEPGEPLTLTDGQGLGAHGTVAALHGKDALDVEVAELRAEPAPSPRITVVQALPKGDRGELAVETMTEVGVDRVVPWSAARCITQWKGERGAKALAKWRATAREAGKQSRRLRFPEVTEPMTTRQLAPLLAGAQFAAVLHEEGAEPLAAAALPAGGELVLVVGPEGGVSPEELAAFAEAGARPFRLGPSVLRTSTAGVAAGALLLGRTGRWS
- a CDS encoding S41 family peptidase; its protein translation is MTDTESTPTGGAYLRHPHLHGDLLTFVAEDDVWLAPLSGGRAWRLTADRSPVSHPMFSPDGRTIAWTSTRDGSAEIHTAPVDGGEARRLTHWGSTTRTLLRGWTPQGEPIAITTAGQPTSRQAWAFAVPLDGGSPRRLPYGPIGALAQQPDGDQVLLLSAYSLEPARWKRYRGGTAGKLWIGRTGGTFERVHEELDGNIDSPLWVGGRIAFLSDHEGCGHLYSSLPDGTDLRRHTPDSGGTSRPKAGGDFYARGASTDGTRVVWHSAGDLWLLDSLDGDARPRRLDVTPAGPRTGRRTFPLSAAGRVETASPDATARAAAVVVRGTVHWLTHREGPARVLEDTPGVRARLARVVPPTTEDGPQGALWVTDAEGEDALEHAPEVHGAERRRLAAGRLGRVLALTVSPDGRLAAVAAHDGRVLLVTLADGSVRELAHSRDGEVSGLAFAPGSDWLAWSQPTLGPWSLRQIMLAEPASGTVVEATQQRFHDTSPVFTADGRHLAFLSVRNFDPVYDAHSFDLGFPTGGRPYLLTLAADTPSPFGPQRLGRPADGEEDKPAAEKPEQAEGEEAEEQPVRTRVDVPGLADRIVPFPVEGGRFGVLRAAKDGVLWTRYPVVGELGDDAVSPDDERPGAVLERYDLRKLKAEQLADSLDGFQVSGDGSRLAVLDGGELRIVPADRKPGEDDESRVDLARLRITVDPAAEWLQMFDENGRLMRDNYWRADMGGFDWAGALARYRPLVARLGSHDDLVDLLWEVVGELGTSHSYVSPPGRAHRASRPQGLLGADLERDGEVWRITRVLPGESSDPRARSPLAQPGVAVRPGDALLAVDGRPVDPVTGPAPLLAGTAGQPVELTVRHADGTVRYPVAVPLADDEALRYHDWVAGRRAEVRELSGGRLGYLHVPDMLSAGWAQLHRDLRVEVAKEGLLVDLRGNRGGHTSQLIIEKLSRRIVGWGRARDLDSPDSYPGEAPRGPVVALADEHAGSDGDIVNAAIQALGIGPVVGTRTWGGVIGIDGRYSLVDGTGVTQPKYGIWLEGYGWDLENRGVTPDVEVPVAPHQWAAGEDPQLAEAVRIALARLAAEPAKTPPPAA
- a CDS encoding histidine triad nucleotide-binding protein, whose product is MAEQLDPDCVFCKIVAGAIPATVVRETERTLAFRDISPQAPTHVLVIPKAHFPNAATLAAAEPELAAALLTEAAGVAADEKIADHGYRLIFNTGAGAGQTVFHAHVHVLGGASFHEGMV
- a CDS encoding ribonuclease Z, producing MTNRELVVLGTASQVPTRHRNHNGYLLRWDGEGLLFDPGEGTQRQMLLAGVSATDLTRICVTHFHGDHSLGLAGVIQRINLDRVPHPVQCFYPLSGQEYFDRLRHSTAFHETAELRPQPIRATGPIPVPGAPFVMDAVALSHPVDSFGYRLVEPGGRRMLPEKLAEFGLSGRIVGQLQRQAGVELDGRTITLDEVSEIYRGQRFAFVMDTRMCEGVERLAEGADLLVIEATFLSTEAHLAEEHGHLTAAQAARVAAAAGVRTLVLTHFSQRYPDTSGHLAEARAHFDGEIVVAEDLMRVPVPPRVR
- a CDS encoding PhoH family protein; this encodes MSDTAQTSAQGGDGSTARIVIPEKHPMVTLLGATDSLLRVIERSFPDTDIHVRGNEVTATGDRADIALVKQLFDEMMLVLRTGQPLTEDSVERSIAMLRSGAQDSPSAVFTQSILSNRGRTIRPKTLNQKTYVDAIDRHTITFGIGPAGTGKTYLAMAKAVQALQAKEVNRIILTRPAVEAGERLGFLPGTLYEKIDPYLRPLYDALHDMMDPDSIPRLMAAGTIEVAPLAYMRGRTLNDAFIILDEAQNTSPEQMKMFLTRLGFNSKVVVTGDTSQIDLPGGTRSGLKVVQEILADVPDIHFSILTSTDVVRHKLVGRIVDAYERWDAVEHADEAAAPRKQAPRGPRGRAPRQPHRTES